Within the Syntrophales bacterium genome, the region AAACAAGCCTAATATCCTGCCAACTTCCTCAAAATACCTCTTTGCCGTATGGAGGACAAAGAGTGTCTCGGAACAAATAACGAATTGTTCATCCGCCATATAACCATTGATGAGTCTTACGGCATCGAAGATATAACCAATGGCCCTGACCATATTGAAATCATCATCCATGGCTTCCAGAAATTTTTCAGACAATGCCGCAAGCCTGTCGCACACATCTCTATGCCTCCCCTGAAGCTTCTCAAGGGAAATCTGAGAGTAATCCATCTTACGGAGCAGAATATCCTTGATATTTTTCAGGGCGGCATAAAATCTGTCCATGCCCAGCCTTGCCTCGTCAAGAGAGTCATCGGAAAAATCCAAGGGGCTTCTGTAATGGCTAGTAAGCATAAAAAGCCTCAATACCTCGGGATGATAGTTTTTCAACATATCCTTTATGGTAAAGGTGTTGCCGATGGATTTCGACATCTTCTCTCCCTTTATCCTGATGAAACCATTGTGTATCCAGAAATTGGCCAGGGGCTTGCCGGAGGCGCCTTCCGACTGGGCAATCTCGTTTTCATGATGGGGGAAGATCAGATCCTCGCCGCCGCCATGGATGTCAAAGGTATCCCCCAGGAATCGTTGACTCATGACTGAACACTCAATATGCCATCCCGGTCTACCCTGTCCCCAGGGACTATCCCACCACGGCTCTCCCTCTTTGCTTGCCTTCCAGAGGGCAAAATCGAGGGGGTTTCTCTTTTTCTCATTCACCTCCACCCTGGCTCCAGCCATCAATTCTTTCAGGTCCCTGCCGGAAAGTTTTCCATAATTTTTCCATTTTTCCACCGCGTAATAGACATCGCCATCTGCCCTATAGGCCAGCCCCTTTTGGAGGAGGGTGTTGATAAGGCTGATCATACCGTCAATATGTTCCGTTGCCCTGGGACTTATGGTGGGTCTGTCTACACCAAGGTTATCCATATCCTCATTGTACGTTCTGATATACCTATCTGCGATCTCGGAGATGTCAACTCCTTCAGAAATCGCCTTTTTAATGATCTTATCGTCCAGATCGGTAAAATTCTTGACATAGATGACATCATAACCACGGCATTGCAGGTATTTTTTAATGACATCAAAGACCACCGCTGAACGGGCATGACCTGCATGGCAGACATCATAGGCGGTAATGCCACATACATAGATGCCAACCTTTCCTTCCCTGAGGGGCTTAAATGTTTCTTTTTTCTTTGTCCGGGTGTTGTATATCCTCAAGGACATTGAATACTCCGGTGGGAAGACTTACGGAAATAGCGGTGCCATATCCAGCCCGGTCTCTTCGTTTATGCCACACACGAGATTCATATTTTGAATGGCCTGGCCGGAAGCGCCTTTTATGAGATTATCTATCGCGGATATAATGATGACTCTCTTCGTTCTCTTATCAGTGACAATACCAATGTCACAGTAGTTGGAACCACGAACGGAAGAAATATTGGGAAACGTTCCCGCGCTGTAAACCCTGACGAATTTCTCACCCCGGTAGAATGCCTGATAAAGGTCAAGCAGTTCGGCTGTGGTCACATCCTTTTGCAGCGTTGCGTATATCGTACTCAGGATACCCCTGTTGATAGGCAGGAGATGGGGGGTGAAGGAAATTCTGATATCATGCCCGGCAAGGCGAGAAAGTTCCTGTTCCATCTCCGGTGTATGGCGGTGCTGACCGATTTTATAAGCTTTAAATCCTTCGTTTACCTCACAGAAGAGTGACCCCACCTGTGGTTCCCGTCCCGCTCCACTGGTCCCCGACTTCGCATCAACGATAATAGATGCACTGTCAATCCATTTTTCTTTCAGTACTGGGGCAAGACCAAGAATAACACTGGTTGGATAACAGCCTGGATTGGCAACAAACCTGGCTTTCCTCACAGCATCTCGGTACAATTCTGGAATACCATAGACTGTCTGTTCGATAATGTCTTGTGCCGTATGTTTGCCATACCATTGTTCGTAGGACTTTACGTCCCGCAAACGAAAATCGGCGCTGAGATCAATAACCTTTTTTCCGGTCTTCAGAAAAATTGGGGCAACTTTCATCGAGACGCCATGGGGAAGAGCTAAGAAGATAACGTCGGCAACACTGGCCACATCTTCTGGAGACGCATCATGGAAGATCAAATTGGTCAGTCCAACAAATATGGGATAAACGTCAGAGACAGGAATTCCCTTGAATCTCCTCGATGTTAGGGCCACAACCTCTGCTTCCGGATGGCGGAGGAGAAGCCGTAAAAGTTCCTGACCGGTGTATCCGCTTGCCCCATATATGCCAATCTTTAACATAATTGTAACTACTCAGGAGTCAGGAGCCAGAAATGTTCAAAACATTTTCTAATATTGTTTTAAGACTTACGACGTAGGACTTAAGACTTACGACTTGTAACTTATTCATTATCGTTTGGAAAACTGGAACCGTTTTCTCGCCCCCGGTTGCCCGTACTTTTTTCTTTCCTTGATACGCGAATCTCTTGTCAAAAACCCCGCCTTTTTCAGCATTAGTCGCAGCCCCATATCATATTCCACAAGGGCCTTAGAGATTCCATGTTTAACTGCACCTGCTTGCCCGGCAATGCCACCCCCACAAACACTAATATAAAAATCAAACTTACCCCTTTTCCCGACAATATCAATGGGCTGCTGGATGAGCATTTTAAGAGAGTCCCTTGTAAAATAGTCATCGAAGTTCCTCTTGTTTACTGTGATGACACCACTCCCCTTTTTCATGTACACCCTGGCGATGGCACACTTTCTCTTTCCTGTGGCATAGAAGCGTTTCTCTGTCATAACCGTCTCCCAAAATTAGTAATCTTGTAAGTGTTCAGCTATCAGTCCTCAGTTTTCAGTTGAAACAGGATGAGAAACCTTTGTAAAATTGAAAATTGGCTTCAGAAAGAGCGAATTTAAGATTTTGAGCCCTTGTGAAGTCAATTTTCAAAGACCTCGATTTCTAATCCCCTAAGGATAGTTTTATAATTCAAGGATCTGTGGACACTGCGCCTGGTGACGATGATCACTCCCGGTATAAATCTTGAGCTTTTTAAGCATCTTCCTTCCCAGGGAGTTTTTGGGAAGCATCCCTTTGACCGCATGGCGCAGAAGATTTACTGGATTGTCCTCCAGCATCTTTCCGGCAGACGTTTTTTTTATGCCTCCCGGATAGCCGGAGTGATGATAGTAAATCTTATCTGTTAGTTTTTTGCCGGTTAGGGTAACCTTTCCCGCATTGACAACGATTACAAAATCTCCCGTGTCCACGTGGGGCGTATAGATAGGTTTATGCTTACCCCGCAGGCGTCTTGCAACTTCACTGGCCAGCCTTCCTAAAACCTTACCATCGGCATCAATGAGATACCAGAGCCTGCGAACATCCTCTTTTCTTGCATTATATGTCTTCATAGGACCAACCAAACCTTTAAAAATTTAAAGGGAGATTTTACATTTATTATATAATATTTGTCAAGGAAAAACTCTCCATTCTACCAGCCTCCGCCCCTGCCGAGGCCATATAGTGAAAAGGACACCATAAACCTCCTGTCATTTTCACTGTCAGAATAGCTCAGCTCGGCGTTCCAGCACTGACGACGGTAATTGAGGCCGTAAGTCCTTTCCACGTATTTGCCATCGAGCTGATTCTTCCTCATTAAACAGGTCATATCCAGAGACTTCGTTATCAGGGCCTTGAGGGAAAGATTGAGCTCCTCCAGAAAATTCTGGGTGTAACGATACCCGAGGGTGGCCGAGTCCCCCCGCCGGTCAGTCAAATGCAAATCATAATTGGCCTGTTTCCATTCCCCCGAATTTACACTAAACCTGTTACGTCCCCGGAAGGAAAAATATTCTGAGGGAACGCAGTCAAGTTCCACGTCAAGATCACCAAAGGGTCTTTTTTCCATTTCCGGACCGGTTACGTCCCCCCTTGCCTCTCCGATATCATAATTCTGGGCCAGTTTGAGGCGGAGAAGTTCACGGTAGCTTATCCTCCCATCCTTCCCCTTCAGCCTCGCCGTAAGGGTATTGATCAGGGCATAAGCTAAATTGTTTTCTCCCGTGACCTCCGTCACAAAATCAGGACGGTTATCTTGAGCGATAACGGTTGCGTAGGTATAAGTCAATTCCGATTTTATATCGTGTTTTATCTTTTCCATCGTTTCGCCGCCTACATCGAAGATACGATGGATCTCCGTGGTAAGGTTCGCACCAGTATTCCATACTTTACGGTCGCCATGTTTATTATCATTTGCCGCCGTGCCGTCATCCCGGTCCCAGAATGTTTCTTTCATCGCCATTTCTGGTGTCAGTTGAAGATAGCCTCCCAGGTTAACAGGCAGAGAAATGGTCGGCTGGACATCGTAGATGTGTCCCTTCTGTCCCTCAGTTCGGTAGTAATAGTCGTAAGAAGCGGCAAGTTCAAAGTTCAGAGGAGTGTCGAAGAGGGGTTGTTTTATACCGGTTAGACGAATTTCCGGATACTTCTGTAAGGTTGCCTCGTTGGAAGCGCTTCGGAAATCGTCGGTGTAACTGATCAGGCCCGTGAGGTTGTACAGTTGCCAGTCCTTGACCAGACGGGCTGTTGAATCCAATGATCCAAGAGATTCATTGCCGAGGAAGGAAACTTTTTTGAAACGCAGTTCTTCACTGGCTGAATAGTGATCGAGATAATAATTGGAGGTGGAAAAGTCTTTAAAATACCAGTTATCGGAGACCCTTGCAATGTCAGTCCTGAGATAGAATCCTTCGCTAAAGGTGGTCTCATGATTAAGGTAAAATGACCACCTTTTCTGGTCGGAGGTCCAGTTTCTGCTAATACCTCCTGATGTTTCAGCCGTCTGCATAGTGTCGTTCAGGAAGTCACCATAAAAGGCGCCCCATGAACCTTCACTGATGAAGTACCTGAATTCCACTCCTTCCTTCCATCCCCTCTTTTCCATGTAGCGCTGGTAGAATGTCGCATCCGTACTCTTCGAAATTGCCCAGTAGAAGGGGACCTCAATGTCCAGGCCATGTCTATCCCGGGAATAGGCAAGACGGGGGAAAAGGAAACCCGATTGGCGGGTTGTCTTGGCGGGAAATATCAGATAGGGAATGTAGAGGATGGGAAAATCTTTCACCAGAAACTTACCGTGTTTTAAGACGCCATAACCATCAACGGTCACATTTGCCTCTCTGGCCGTTAGTTGCCAGTCCGGCGAATCACCATCACAGGTAGTTACCGTGGCGTCTTTTATATTGTAGGTCGCTTCGGATTTCTTCTCGATCTTTTCCCCGCTGAGATAGAAATGATTTTTTTCAATGAACATCTTTCCCCTGTAAACTACTCCTGTCTTTGTAGCGATATCGAATATCACCCTGTCTCCCTCAAGGATATCGCCTTCACTCCTAATCACAACCTGTCCTTCAGCAAGGGCGCTATTCGTGGCCTTATTCAGGACCACGCTGTCTGCTCTCATGATGCCCCCGGAAAAGGTGATGATCACATTCCCCTCTGCATGATAGGTGTCTTTATCTCTGTCATAAGCGATGCTGTTAGCCTCGATGGTAACCGGTCCTTTTGAGGTCTCTCTCTCCATGGCGAATGGGCCAGGGATGGGAAGGAAAAAAAGGAGGATGAAAATGCATGACCATTTATATAATCCTGTGCTGTAAGCAGCGATACGAATCGCCGCCCTCAGAAGAGAATCCGTAGAGTAAAGGCATCTCATTTTCTGGATTAAAATCACAGCGCCTACCTCAAGATTCCAGTAAATGCCTGTTTTATCTCTCCCACAAGGTAAAGCGAACCTGTGACACAGATGAGGTCCTCTTTATCAGCCGTGATGAGGGCTCGCTGGAGGGCCTCAGAGGGTTTTTCTACAACCTCTATAGGGTTTTTGTACCACTTTGCCACCGGCACGAGTTCTTTGGGGGGTACGGCCCTGTCTATGGTCGGTTTCGTGATAATAAGTCTGTCTGCGAGGGAGACCAGTTTATTCAGCATGGCCCTGTAGTCTTTATCATTGAGGACTCCAAAAAGGAGGATTAATTTTTTATAGGAAAAAGACTCTTTTAAGGCGCGGCAGAGGACAGAAACGCCCGCCGGATTATGTGCCCCATCAACAAGGAGCATTGGTGCATATTGAAGAATCTCCAATCGTCCTTCCCACATGGTATCCTTCATTCCTTTAGAGAGGGCACTCTCATCAACATGGAAGCCTCTTGCTGCCATCGTCTCAATAGTGCCAATGGCCAAGACAGCATTTTCCATCTGATGTCTTCCTCTCAAAGGACAGACGAGGTTATGGTAGGTCTTTGCAATTCCTCGGTAGGAAAAAGTGCCATCACGGTGCATCCTGACTTTTATGTCCCTTCCGAGCAGGTATAGCTTTGCCCTCCTCTCACGGCAGATTTCCTCCAGGACTTTTATGACCGACTTTTGCTTTGCCGCACTGATGCACAACCCTCCATCCTTGATAATACCAGCCTTTTCACGGGCAATGTCTTTTAGACGATTTCCCAGATATTCCCTGTGATCGAGAGAGATATTGGATACGACAGATACCGCCGGTGTAACCATATTGGTTGCATCAAGTCTTCCCCCCATTCCTACTTCCAGGACAGCTACGTCTACGTCTTCCCGGTAAAAGTGAAGAAAGGCCACCGCAGTGAGAAATTCAAAGTAGGTCACATCCTCCAGGACCTGTTTTTTCACTTCTCCTATTCTTTCATCCATTTCCGTAGGCGTGATCATAAGGCCATTGATGCGTATCCGTTCTATGACATCTATCAGGTGAGGAGATGTATAAAGACCGACTCTAAATCCTCCCTGGCACAGGATCGAGGCCGTCATTGCCGCGATGGAACCTTTACCATTGGTTCCCGCAATTAAAACGGTCTCGTATTTTCGCTGGGGGTTGTTCAATCTTTCGAGGAGTCGGGAAATGGGGCCAAGGCCCAGACGGATAACTGTGCTACTTAATCCGGAGAGATATTCAAGGTTACCTCGAGATGCCATCTAATTCATATATAATTAGGCACAAAGGCACAGAGTGACAAAGGCACAAAGTCATGTTATTCTCTCCTTTGTGTCTATGTGCCTTTACAACTTTGTGCCTGCATCAAGGGAGTTGATCTGTATCGCTTGGCCGTCTTTGAGGACATGTATTTTTCTATTCTTGATCAGGGTGACCTCGTCTTGAATGGATTGGTGATACTGGAGTTTCATATGATAAAGATAGATGTCAGTTTTAAGGGAATCCAGTTTCTTTAACTCATGCTCCAGACTGCTGGGCGTCAGGTGACCGCTCATATCCGCAATATCTCTCATACTGTCGGGAAGGGATGTCTCCACGAATATAGCTTTCAAATTCTTGATCCTGTTTGCGATTTTCCAGATTTCATCTGTAGGTCCTGTATCACCTGCAAAGATAACAGATCCCTCCCTGGATTCCACTACATACCCCACTGTTTCCACAACATGATGAACCCTGATGGCAGTAACGTCAAGGTTGTCAATCCGAACCTTTTCCCGGGGCCTGATAACCTCAAATTTCAAGACCGGATTTTCTGGAGTGGGAATCACTGAAAAATCAGGCCAGATAATACCGTTGAAGAGATACGTCCGGAGGGCATCAATAATGTACTGTGTACTGAGGATAACGAGAGGATTGTCTTTGTTGAGATAACAGATATTGTCTGCCAGAAACATTATATCCCGTACATGATCAATATGAGGATGAGTGACAAGGATATAACCGATGTTGACCTGTTCTTCCAATGTTAGGATAGAGGTAACAGTACCGGCATCTACCAGAATTTTTCCATTCAGTAAAAAAGCCGTTGCGTTGGCACCCGGAAGCTGTGATCCATAGCAACCCAATATCTTGATGTTCATCTTTTTTTGCCCCTAATGATATGTTGCCATCAGGTAACACAGCTCCCCTCGGCAGTGGCAATAACAAAAATGCCCACTATCACGTATTTCGAGGCATGATACGCAGGCAGCCCCGTCTTGAATACGGGGCTGCGGCTACAAAACTTTAAATACCTCGTCTCCGGGACGGACACGAGCAGGGACCTTAATGCCAATATAGTCGCCTGCCACCGCCTTTTCCACTTTTTTGTTGTTGATCTCAAGCGAATCAATGATGCTTGTTAGATCTGTCGTATGACCTATAAATTTAACTGTATCGCCTATCTTCAACTCGCCGCCCGTTATTCTAACTGCTGCAACACTCGGTTTGGCAAAAAACTTTACCACTTCGCCAATTTTTTCTTCTGCCATGACAAACCCTCCTTCCCTCTCTGTCGTACGTCTTACGTCGTACGTCCTATGTCTTACGACTTACGACTTATGACTTATGACTTATGACTTATGACTTTGTTTTTCGTCAATGAGTTCAATGACGGATATGGGTGCATTATCACCAGTGCGATTGCCAATCTTGATGGTTCTCGTGTACCCGCCATTCCTGTCATGGTACCTATCTGATAGATCGGT harbors:
- the cysS gene encoding cysteine--tRNA ligase — its product is MSLRIYNTRTKKKETFKPLREGKVGIYVCGITAYDVCHAGHARSAVVFDVIKKYLQCRGYDVIYVKNFTDLDDKIIKKAISEGVDISEIADRYIRTYNEDMDNLGVDRPTISPRATEHIDGMISLINTLLQKGLAYRADGDVYYAVEKWKNYGKLSGRDLKELMAGARVEVNEKKRNPLDFALWKASKEGEPWWDSPWGQGRPGWHIECSVMSQRFLGDTFDIHGGGEDLIFPHHENEIAQSEGASGKPLANFWIHNGFIRIKGEKMSKSIGNTFTIKDMLKNYHPEVLRLFMLTSHYRSPLDFSDDSLDEARLGMDRFYAALKNIKDILLRKMDYSQISLEKLQGRHRDVCDRLAALSEKFLEAMDDDFNMVRAIGYIFDAVRLINGYMADEQFVICSETLFVLHTAKRYFEEVGRILGLFLDEPDYYFCRARDRKVGKLGLDIKEIEHLIEERRVAREAKDWGKADEIRRLLAEKRVSLKDTPSGATWEI
- the argC gene encoding N-acetyl-gamma-glutamyl-phosphate reductase; its protein translation is MLKIGIYGASGYTGQELLRLLLRHPEAEVVALTSRRFKGIPVSDVYPIFVGLTNLIFHDASPEDVASVADVIFLALPHGVSMKVAPIFLKTGKKVIDLSADFRLRDVKSYEQWYGKHTAQDIIEQTVYGIPELYRDAVRKARFVANPGCYPTSVILGLAPVLKEKWIDSASIIVDAKSGTSGAGREPQVGSLFCEVNEGFKAYKIGQHRHTPEMEQELSRLAGHDIRISFTPHLLPINRGILSTIYATLQKDVTTAELLDLYQAFYRGEKFVRVYSAGTFPNISSVRGSNYCDIGIVTDKRTKRVIIISAIDNLIKGASGQAIQNMNLVCGINEETGLDMAPLFP
- the rpsI gene encoding 30S ribosomal protein S9, with product MTEKRFYATGKRKCAIARVYMKKGSGVITVNKRNFDDYFTRDSLKMLIQQPIDIVGKRGKFDFYISVCGGGIAGQAGAVKHGISKALVEYDMGLRLMLKKAGFLTRDSRIKERKKYGQPGARKRFQFSKR
- the rplM gene encoding 50S ribosomal protein L13, with translation MKTYNARKEDVRRLWYLIDADGKVLGRLASEVARRLRGKHKPIYTPHVDTGDFVIVVNAGKVTLTGKKLTDKIYYHHSGYPGGIKKTSAGKMLEDNPVNLLRHAVKGMLPKNSLGRKMLKKLKIYTGSDHRHQAQCPQILEL
- the lptD gene encoding LPS assembly protein LptD — its product is MILIQKMRCLYSTDSLLRAAIRIAAYSTGLYKWSCIFILLFFLPIPGPFAMERETSKGPVTIEANSIAYDRDKDTYHAEGNVIITFSGGIMRADSVVLNKATNSALAEGQVVIRSEGDILEGDRVIFDIATKTGVVYRGKMFIEKNHFYLSGEKIEKKSEATYNIKDATVTTCDGDSPDWQLTAREANVTVDGYGVLKHGKFLVKDFPILYIPYLIFPAKTTRQSGFLFPRLAYSRDRHGLDIEVPFYWAISKSTDATFYQRYMEKRGWKEGVEFRYFISEGSWGAFYGDFLNDTMQTAETSGGISRNWTSDQKRWSFYLNHETTFSEGFYLRTDIARVSDNWYFKDFSTSNYYLDHYSASEELRFKKVSFLGNESLGSLDSTARLVKDWQLYNLTGLISYTDDFRSASNEATLQKYPEIRLTGIKQPLFDTPLNFELAASYDYYYRTEGQKGHIYDVQPTISLPVNLGGYLQLTPEMAMKETFWDRDDGTAANDNKHGDRKVWNTGANLTTEIHRIFDVGGETMEKIKHDIKSELTYTYATVIAQDNRPDFVTEVTGENNLAYALINTLTARLKGKDGRISYRELLRLKLAQNYDIGEARGDVTGPEMEKRPFGDLDVELDCVPSEYFSFRGRNRFSVNSGEWKQANYDLHLTDRRGDSATLGYRYTQNFLEELNLSLKALITKSLDMTCLMRKNQLDGKYVERTYGLNYRRQCWNAELSYSDSENDRRFMVSFSLYGLGRGGGW
- a CDS encoding folylpolyglutamate synthase/dihydrofolate synthase family protein, giving the protein MASRGNLEYLSGLSSTVIRLGLGPISRLLERLNNPQRKYETVLIAGTNGKGSIAAMTASILCQGGFRVGLYTSPHLIDVIERIRINGLMITPTEMDERIGEVKKQVLEDVTYFEFLTAVAFLHFYREDVDVAVLEVGMGGRLDATNMVTPAVSVVSNISLDHREYLGNRLKDIAREKAGIIKDGGLCISAAKQKSVIKVLEEICRERRAKLYLLGRDIKVRMHRDGTFSYRGIAKTYHNLVCPLRGRHQMENAVLAIGTIETMAARGFHVDESALSKGMKDTMWEGRLEILQYAPMLLVDGAHNPAGVSVLCRALKESFSYKKLILLFGVLNDKDYRAMLNKLVSLADRLIITKPTIDRAVPPKELVPVAKWYKNPIEVVEKPSEALQRALITADKEDLICVTGSLYLVGEIKQAFTGILR
- a CDS encoding 3',5'-cyclic-nucleotide phosphodiesterase — translated: MNIKILGCYGSQLPGANATAFLLNGKILVDAGTVTSILTLEEQVNIGYILVTHPHIDHVRDIMFLADNICYLNKDNPLVILSTQYIIDALRTYLFNGIIWPDFSVIPTPENPVLKFEVIRPREKVRIDNLDVTAIRVHHVVETVGYVVESREGSVIFAGDTGPTDEIWKIANRIKNLKAIFVETSLPDSMRDIADMSGHLTPSSLEHELKKLDSLKTDIYLYHMKLQYHQSIQDEVTLIKNRKIHVLKDGQAIQINSLDAGTKL
- a CDS encoding EF-Tu/IF-2/RF-3 family GTPase; the protein is MAEEKIGEVVKFFAKPSVAAVRITGGELKIGDTVKFIGHTTDLTSIIDSLEINNKKVEKAVAGDYIGIKVPARVRPGDEVFKVL